The Candidatus Bathyarchaeia archaeon genome window below encodes:
- a CDS encoding uracil-DNA glycosylase has protein sequence MAEILSIKKIQVEALNLKVSTCLKCRLHTYRTHAVPGEGALDARVLFVGQSPGRSEDAAGRPFIGRAGRFLGDLLNLTGLGRDEVYLTSCVKCLTPNNRKPRKDEVEACMPYLERQLSIINPEVVVLLGDVALKAVLGGGSVSHLHGETLVISSRKIFCNLPSFGWIEVPKY, from the coding sequence ATGGCCGAGATTCTGTCCATCAAGAAAATACAGGTCGAGGCGTTAAACCTCAAAGTCTCAACATGCCTAAAGTGTCGTCTTCACACGTATAGAACTCACGCGGTACCAGGTGAGGGAGCCCTCGATGCAAGGGTGCTCTTTGTAGGTCAAAGTCCAGGTAGGAGTGAAGACGCCGCTGGCAGACCCTTTATAGGTAGAGCGGGGCGTTTTTTAGGTGATCTTTTAAATCTCACCGGGCTTGGCAGGGATGAGGTTTATCTCACATCCTGCGTCAAATGCCTTACACCGAATAACAGAAAGCCTAGGAAAGATGAGGTTGAGGCCTGCATGCCTTACTTAGAAAGGCAGCTGTCAATCATAAACCCTGAGGTTGTGGTTCTGCTTGGGGACGTGGCACTTAAGGCAGTGTTGGGGGGAGGGAGCGTAAGCCATCTTCACGGTGAAACACTAGTGATCAGTAGCCGAAAAATTTTTTGTAACCTACCATCCTTCGGCTGGATTGAGGTTCCCAAATATTAG
- a CDS encoding NADH-quinone oxidoreductase subunit L, with protein MGYIAEFVWTAWLAWVFPILGAVLTPLLAKIHSRLRDYGAVAFAFFAVVMTVAMIPYILEGRLLHTQVEWLLLPGAPILSKLMAGLIVDPLSVIMANVVSIIGFLIMVYSLGYMRGDPSLTRYWFFMNLFIGSMLLLVLSDNFIQLLFGWEGVGLCSYALIGFWYRDAKEDWLKCWVGEGAEAYPPSHCGMKAFITTRIGDLFLLLGIFVILVFTGTVNFLDLQNGSILRVPAAFLIPAVFLLLGGPIGKSAQLPLMEWLPDAMSGPTTVSALIHAATMVNAGVYLVGRIFPMFYLAAWHGGPNGLVNFFYVVAWVGAITAFVAGSQGMVSGEIKKVLAYSTVSQLGYMMLALGVAGSTAEFLVGYTAGVFHLMSHAMFKAALFLSAGAVIHACESRFMYHMGGLRRHMPITFWGMSLAVFSLMGVPLLFSGFWSKDMILEASLEAGQYWIFALASITVAVTSFYSVRMLGLTFFGSKSNHIQNLETKGHHVHETGVIMWGPFMALVAGTIAFGATGSLIKGWLEEVFSDYLVSVTGMLGHGSSPNGVEPSAIAGVPPEEAVWVTTTVSLAALVAGAFPAYLLYVRRRIDPAAILERYTALKVLREFVLNRWYINRVAYRLFVYPTLDFSRWVLENVELKGIDRFNYLLAGATKGLASSFRRSHTGVLSYNMVAVVFGFVFFLLAIVIANGWW; from the coding sequence ATGGGGTATATCGCAGAGTTCGTTTGGACTGCTTGGCTGGCTTGGGTTTTCCCAATCCTCGGGGCAGTGTTGACACCCCTTCTTGCTAAGATACATTCTAGGCTTAGAGATTACGGCGCCGTCGCGTTCGCTTTTTTTGCTGTCGTGATGACTGTAGCTATGATACCATACATCTTGGAGGGCAGGTTGCTCCATACTCAAGTTGAGTGGCTTCTCTTACCAGGCGCGCCGATTTTGAGTAAGCTGATGGCCGGTTTGATCGTAGATCCACTCAGCGTTATCATGGCTAATGTGGTCTCCATAATAGGCTTCCTCATCATGGTCTACAGTCTTGGCTACATGCGTGGCGACCCAAGTTTGACGAGGTACTGGTTCTTCATGAACCTCTTCATAGGGAGCATGTTGCTTCTCGTCCTCTCCGATAACTTCATACAGCTTCTCTTCGGTTGGGAGGGCGTCGGCCTTTGCTCATACGCTTTAATAGGCTTCTGGTATCGGGACGCTAAGGAGGACTGGCTAAAATGCTGGGTTGGAGAGGGAGCCGAGGCATACCCTCCATCCCACTGCGGGATGAAGGCGTTTATTACAACTCGAATAGGCGACCTCTTCCTCCTATTGGGGATCTTCGTGATTCTAGTCTTCACCGGCACGGTAAACTTCCTCGACCTTCAGAATGGCAGCATACTGCGGGTTCCAGCAGCTTTCCTGATCCCTGCAGTATTCCTCCTACTTGGGGGCCCCATCGGCAAATCAGCGCAACTGCCTCTAATGGAGTGGTTACCAGACGCGATGAGCGGTCCTACAACTGTCAGCGCCCTAATCCACGCTGCAACCATGGTTAACGCGGGGGTGTACCTTGTTGGTAGGATCTTCCCGATGTTCTACTTAGCAGCTTGGCACGGGGGACCCAACGGGCTGGTTAACTTCTTCTATGTCGTGGCTTGGGTGGGCGCAATCACCGCGTTTGTGGCTGGCAGCCAGGGGATGGTGTCGGGGGAGATCAAGAAGGTTCTAGCTTACTCGACTGTCAGCCAACTCGGTTATATGATGCTTGCATTAGGTGTTGCAGGGTCAACTGCCGAGTTTTTAGTTGGCTATACGGCTGGTGTCTTCCACCTTATGAGCCACGCTATGTTCAAGGCTGCGTTATTCCTCTCCGCTGGGGCGGTGATCCACGCATGCGAGTCGAGGTTCATGTACCATATGGGAGGGCTTAGGCGGCATATGCCGATAACCTTCTGGGGTATGAGTCTAGCAGTTTTCTCTCTCATGGGTGTCCCCCTCCTCTTCAGCGGCTTCTGGAGTAAGGACATGATATTGGAGGCATCGCTTGAAGCCGGACAATACTGGATCTTCGCCCTAGCCTCCATCACAGTAGCTGTCACCAGCTTCTACAGTGTAAGAATGCTCGGCCTGACCTTCTTCGGCTCTAAGAGCAACCATATCCAAAACTTGGAGACGAAGGGTCATCATGTGCATGAAACTGGAGTAATCATGTGGGGGCCCTTCATGGCACTCGTAGCCGGAACCATAGCCTTCGGCGCCACTGGTAGCCTCATTAAAGGGTGGCTAGAAGAGGTCTTCAGCGATTACCTTGTAAGTGTTACAGGTATGCTGGGTCATGGCAGCTCTCCGAATGGGGTTGAGCCCTCCGCCATAGCGGGAGTGCCTCCGGAGGAGGCCGTATGGGTGACAACCACTGTATCCTTAGCCGCCTTAGTGGCAGGGGCCTTTCCAGCTTACCTCTTATACGTGAGAAGGAGAATCGACCCCGCTGCTATCCTTGAGCGTTACACTGCCCTAAAGGTTCTAAGGGAATTTGTCCTTAACAGGTGGTACATTAATCGCGTCGCCTACCGGCTTTTCGTATATCCCACTTTAGATTTCAGCCGTTGGGTCTTGGAGAATGTGGAATTGAAAGGAATCGACCGTTTCAATTATTTGTTGGCTGGTGCAACTAAAGGTTTAGCCAGTAGTTTCCGGAGGAGCCACACCGGAGTTTTAAGTTACAACATGGTCGCTGTAGTCTTCGGATTTGTATTTTTCCTCTTGGCAATAGTTATCGCTAATGGATGGTGGTAG
- a CDS encoding Coenzyme F420 hydrogenase/dehydrogenase, beta subunit C-terminal domain, translating into MSGIKSVQAAQQSPTRKPKTFGTLLSEVIRKNLCVSCGACAAACPVSVVVMKDQTPTLIGKCILCEFCYYQCPRTEPSPEELEELVFGRRRLETETFGVHLDCYTARSKREDILEVAADGGVVTALLSYAFDKGIIDCAVVSGVSDNEPWKAIPKVAVTSEELKKFAGTRYTTSQTLLGVSEAVENYGRSRIAVVGVPCQIRAIRKMQTTPMGVLKLGERVVLSVGLFCMECFSYEGLIREYLQGKKGLDLSKIRKFAIKKGKFVVKLEGKDVIEVPLEEVKPYVKPSCLQCGDFAAELADVSVGSVGSAEGWSTTILRTEAGKRLFEAAASDGYIEYQTIDQVKKGLERLTKIVALKREHSGGKQFVTVQDLKVMLGQGQT; encoded by the coding sequence GTGTCCGGGATTAAATCCGTCCAAGCTGCGCAACAGTCTCCAACCCGCAAACCGAAGACCTTCGGAACCTTACTCTCAGAGGTTATAAGGAAGAACCTCTGCGTCAGTTGTGGTGCATGCGCAGCCGCCTGCCCAGTCTCCGTCGTGGTAATGAAAGATCAAACACCGACATTGATAGGTAAATGTATACTCTGCGAGTTCTGTTACTACCAATGCCCCAGGACTGAACCCTCCCCAGAGGAACTCGAGGAGTTGGTCTTTGGACGACGTAGACTTGAGACTGAAACCTTTGGAGTTCACTTAGACTGTTATACGGCGAGATCTAAGAGGGAGGATATACTGGAAGTAGCTGCAGATGGTGGGGTTGTGACGGCGCTACTATCTTACGCCTTTGACAAAGGTATTATAGACTGCGCTGTGGTATCCGGGGTTTCAGATAATGAGCCCTGGAAAGCCATACCGAAGGTGGCCGTTACATCTGAGGAGCTTAAGAAATTTGCGGGAACACGATACACAACCAGCCAAACGCTTCTTGGAGTTAGTGAGGCTGTAGAGAACTATGGAAGGAGTAGGATAGCCGTCGTTGGAGTTCCATGCCAGATCAGGGCAATCCGCAAGATGCAGACTACGCCTATGGGAGTCTTAAAGCTGGGAGAGAGGGTAGTGTTGAGTGTAGGTTTGTTCTGCATGGAGTGCTTCAGCTACGAAGGGTTAATTCGCGAATATCTACAAGGCAAGAAGGGGCTAGACCTCTCAAAGATCAGGAAGTTCGCGATAAAAAAAGGCAAATTTGTCGTAAAGCTTGAAGGCAAAGATGTAATTGAGGTTCCCCTAGAAGAGGTGAAACCTTACGTAAAGCCAAGTTGCCTCCAGTGCGGGGACTTCGCCGCCGAGCTTGCAGATGTCTCGGTGGGATCCGTCGGCTCAGCTGAAGGGTGGTCTACAACAATACTTAGGACCGAGGCTGGTAAAAGACTATTCGAGGCTGCAGCCTCTGATGGGTATATTGAGTACCAAACTATAGATCAGGTTAAGAAAGGGTTGGAGCGCCTTACAAAGATTGTCGCCCTGAAGAGGGAGCATAGCGGAGGGAAACAGTTCGTCACAGTCCAGGATCTTAAGGTTATGCTAGGCCAGGGGCAAACCTGA
- a CDS encoding DUF5591 domain-containing protein: protein MTVKTGATWNGTDLVWSGDGKTYLRGVGAEYLLHPFFEEGYRRVIQGYKLGRHYKLGLFIPCAYGKPYSQSYIHYFIIKALKRLGKAYADIHQIVVSNAGVIPRELEEHYPYCCYDWNPRYENPEIKELYTETLSRRLRQYVERFNLFYDRFACYLRWDSESYRAIRMLEEDMKLKVKIPNLSLRPEKIPKSEVKQASFGVYDYEDDIVLITPSNLRSLQSSIRGLLR, encoded by the coding sequence ATGACAGTGAAGACAGGAGCAACGTGGAATGGGACAGACTTGGTATGGTCAGGTGACGGTAAGACCTACCTCCGCGGCGTTGGAGCTGAGTATCTCCTTCACCCCTTCTTCGAGGAGGGTTATAGGAGAGTAATTCAAGGGTATAAGCTTGGGAGGCACTATAAATTGGGGCTTTTCATTCCGTGCGCTTACGGAAAACCCTACAGCCAATCATACATTCATTACTTCATAATTAAGGCTTTGAAGAGGCTTGGTAAGGCATACGCGGACATCCACCAAATAGTGGTTTCCAATGCCGGAGTAATCCCGCGTGAGCTTGAAGAACACTACCCATATTGCTGCTATGACTGGAACCCCAGGTATGAGAACCCTGAGATAAAAGAGCTGTACACTGAAACCCTCAGCCGACGCTTGAGGCAGTACGTCGAGAGGTTCAATCTGTTCTATGATAGGTTCGCCTGTTACCTGAGATGGGATTCTGAAAGCTACCGCGCGATAAGAATGTTGGAGGAGGACATGAAGCTTAAGGTGAAGATACCTAACCTGTCCCTACGCCCTGAGAAGATACCGAAGAGCGAGGTGAAGCAGGCATCTTTTGGGGTCTACGACTATGAGGACGACATAGTCCTGATAACGCCGTCTAACCTACGCAGTCTGCAATCATCTATTAGAGGACTCTTGAGATGA
- a CDS encoding NADH-quinone oxidoreductase subunit M, which yields MDGGRMIDGGGLLLQVVFAPIVFSAVSLATSKVLGKYVGWLAFVVMAYSTAILTFISFSLPAWGGSLEASYSWGAFVGDFTLVADGLSAPFALLIAMLSALIAVYSIPYMEREHALGHYFALYLLYAGGMLGTVLTTNLASFFIFFELMLLPSWALIGFWGTGQRERIAFKYFMFTESGALALLAGIVTTRFISGTFDVFDVATGMHGVNPTTTIAIALAILIGLFVKMAIFPLHTWLPDAHAEAPTPISALLSPAMVGIGGYAAIRIIYTCFPTVLGNWQLTTSLVVLAVVTMIYGGYMALAQDDIKRLLAYSSISQMGYLLFGVVSVSTLGLTGAVLIYVSHGLGKAILFLIAGIFIHSLNTRNIKSLGGLGGKMPYSATAAMVGFLTLMGAPPLIGFWGEFLTFSGSMYAGFISETNTDLTRVLVTSVAVIFSALTAGYGLWTIRRIFFGQTPPQLSGVKEGPRLMVAPVIVLTVITILLGLYPTFITVTVAPSVSRIVPTA from the coding sequence ATGGATGGTGGTAGAATGATCGACGGCGGAGGTCTACTCCTTCAAGTGGTATTTGCTCCGATTGTTTTCTCTGCTGTGTCTCTTGCCACAAGTAAGGTATTGGGTAAATATGTGGGGTGGCTGGCTTTCGTCGTCATGGCTTACAGCACGGCAATCCTCACCTTCATCTCCTTCAGTCTCCCAGCTTGGGGGGGGAGCCTTGAAGCATCTTACAGTTGGGGCGCCTTTGTGGGGGATTTTACTCTAGTCGCCGACGGACTCAGTGCACCGTTCGCCTTACTCATCGCCATGCTCTCCGCTCTAATAGCTGTCTACTCAATCCCCTACATGGAGCGTGAGCATGCACTAGGCCACTATTTTGCTCTTTATCTGCTCTATGCGGGGGGGATGCTGGGGACTGTGTTAACTACAAACCTTGCGAGTTTCTTCATCTTCTTCGAGTTGATGCTCCTCCCTTCTTGGGCTCTAATAGGGTTCTGGGGTACGGGCCAGAGGGAGAGGATAGCATTCAAATACTTCATGTTCACAGAGTCCGGTGCTCTAGCTTTACTCGCTGGGATAGTGACAACCCGCTTCATCTCTGGAACATTCGACGTCTTCGATGTGGCTACCGGGATGCATGGCGTAAACCCCACAACCACCATAGCCATCGCGTTGGCCATACTGATAGGGCTCTTCGTTAAGATGGCTATCTTTCCACTTCATACATGGTTGCCTGACGCTCACGCCGAAGCTCCGACCCCAATAAGTGCGCTGCTCTCGCCTGCGATGGTGGGGATAGGTGGGTATGCTGCCATCCGTATAATCTATACTTGCTTCCCAACGGTTCTTGGCAATTGGCAGCTAACAACATCCTTGGTAGTCTTGGCCGTGGTAACGATGATCTATGGCGGCTACATGGCGTTGGCTCAAGATGATATTAAAAGATTGCTAGCCTACTCTAGCATTAGTCAGATGGGGTATCTCCTCTTCGGCGTAGTATCCGTTTCTACCTTGGGCCTCACCGGCGCTGTGCTCATATACGTTAGCCATGGTTTAGGTAAGGCTATCCTATTCCTCATAGCTGGCATATTCATCCATTCACTCAATACTAGAAACATAAAGAGCCTCGGCGGGCTTGGGGGGAAGATGCCTTACTCCGCCACCGCCGCCATGGTAGGGTTCCTAACATTAATGGGAGCTCCTCCTCTCATAGGCTTCTGGGGGGAATTCCTGACCTTCAGCGGCTCCATGTATGCTGGTTTCATCAGCGAGACGAACACTGACTTAACGCGAGTACTCGTAACCAGCGTCGCCGTCATCTTTTCAGCTTTGACCGCTGGCTACGGCCTCTGGACGATTAGGCGGATCTTCTTCGGCCAAACCCCTCCGCAGTTATCAGGTGTGAAAGAGGGCCCGCGGCTTATGGTTGCACCCGTAATTGTTCTAACGGTCATCACAATACTGCTTGGGCTATACCCAACTTTCATCACGGTAACAGTGGCGCCTTCAGTGTCTCGTATAGTGCCAACAGCATAA